A region of Stegostoma tigrinum isolate sSteTig4 chromosome 3, sSteTig4.hap1, whole genome shotgun sequence DNA encodes the following proteins:
- the eri1 gene encoding 3'-5' exoribonuclease 1, whose translation MKPIPAAYIKDFSDPVYKEIAVTNGHINRMTRDELRTKLAELHLETRGVKDVLRKRLKNYYKKQKLTQTLLIKPECSDTYYDYICVIDFEATCEENNPPEYLHEIIEFPVALVNTRTLEIEDTFQEYVRPELKPKLTEFCTKLTGITQEMVDKAGSFPDVLQQVVDWMREKELGTKCRYAVLTDGSWDMSKFLNVQCHLSSIEYPRFAKKWINIRKSYGNFYKVPRTQTKLTSMLEKLGMKYEGRPHCGLDDSRNIARIAIRMLQDGCELRVNERLHAGQLMNVPNSSPIESAPPPYSPWQKI comes from the exons ATGAAACCTATCCCTGCTGCCTACATTAAGGACTTCAGTGACCCAGTCTACAAAGAAATTGCTGTCACAAATGGCCATATCAACAGGATGACACGCGATGAACTTCGCACAAAGCTAGCGGAACTCCACCTGGAAACCAG GGGAGTGAAGGATGTACTGAGAAAGCGATTAAAAAATTACTACAAGAAGCAGAAACTGACTCAGACATTGCTAATCAAACCAGAGTGTTCAGATACTTATTACGATTACATCTGTGTCATTGACTTTGAAGCAACATGTGAAGAGAACAACCCACCAGAATACTTGCATGAAATTATTGAATTTCCTGTTGCCCTTGTGAATACCCGCACCCTTGAAATT GAGGATACATTCCAGGAATATGTCAGACCAGAACTGAAACCCAAGCTTACAGAATTTTGTACCAAACTCACAGGCATCACACAG GAAATGGTTGACAAAGCAGGGAGTTTTCCAGATGTTCTTCAGCAAGTGGTTGACTGGATGAGAGAGAAGGAACTTGGAACCAAATGCAGATATGCAGTACTAACTGATGG CTCCTGGGATATGAGTAAGTTCCTGAATGTTCAGTGCCATCTTAGCAGCATCGAGTATCCACGCTTTGCAAAGAAATGGATAAACATTCGAAAAAGTTATGGTAACTTCTACAAG GTTCCCAGGACTCAGACCAAACTCACTTCGATGCTCGAAAAGCTGGGAATGAAGTACGAAGGGAGGCCTCACTGTGGGCTGGATGATTCCCGAAATATCGCGCGCATTGCTATACGGATGCTCCAGGATGGATGTGAGCTGCGAGTGAATGAGCGGCTGCATGCAGGGCAGCTGATGAACGTGCCAAATAGCTCCCCAATAGAAAGTGCTCCTCCTCCGTATTCACCATGGCAGAAAATCTAA